In Malassezia vespertilionis chromosome 7, complete sequence, the following proteins share a genomic window:
- a CDS encoding uncharacterized protein (COG:G; TransMembrane:1 (i351-374o); EggNog:ENOG503NUWF) — MPDETPYDAAWMSPSRSSSGDISLSFTQDEEPDDSAFAIMDSYAEDAASNIHSVFGEAIGGSRASTALRNGPYNGPTPNATPSLPALPFDDAYSRAQMASNRMSTHVGVPDGVPPFSPERVYHRAFTQNAGNSMPVRYSLLCDYPTADGAQRRSMGEPSTTRFPMRLSSTKRRSEQRESLTSTNFDTFALYGDNENDALESHAYSRPNDEFDLINAYDDKHDTHNTTNDIFNVYAGSLPSTPERNTLVHRRHTGYVSPSTPVYSLRHSRMRRDSMASAFDSEADLHAAKFAGASLGGGEEEHANLSMLSMPDQSTDKFIRPHDDTMELQGGDDEWDERKLKGKEHMSLRGFANVGMIVILVLALLMLFLGYPLLTAYRNHRNNLARSTLMNVNDDGDVEPLGTQNLRKFSLLDRDTPQEALTRKNLYTGQTMKLVFSDEFNVPGRSFNENDDPFWLAEDLHYWQTENYEWYDPGSITTVQDPDNPENGFLQIKLSENPIHGLNFRGGLLTSWNKMCFTGGYVEASVMLPGQPNATGFWPAVWTMGNLGRAGYGATTDGVWPYSYDTCDVGTMPNQTYLASQGGGPIGAETSGEWIDQYGPSLSFLPGQRLSRCTCGGSDHPGPFENGQFKGRSAPEIDILEASANNGDDEHGQVSMSLQVAPFNFAYNLTGPNHFKMSTDKVHNATRNSYTGSAFQQAISAKVNVTDTAYEMSIKGKPTFLRYGYEYKPGYSKDGSYIMWTVDGKQVALLEGEALGADDAVEIADRPIPEEPMYLLMNLGIASSFSWINWDVLMQQFEEHNHAARMRVDYIRVYQDEDKINVGCDPPGFPTKAYIDRHIEAYTNSELTSWTLPKDKGGYNQPFPGNSLMGQC; from the coding sequence ATGCCGGACGAGACACCGTACGACGCGGCCTGGATGTCACCATCTCGTAGCTCGAGTGGAGATATCTCTCTGTCTTTTACGCAGGATGAAGAACCAGACGATAGCGCATTTGCTATCATGGATTCATACGCGGAAGACGCAGCTTCCAATATTCACAGCGTGTTTGGCGAGGCGATAGGAGGGAGCAGGGCTTCCACCGCATTGCGCAACGGCCCGTACAACGGCCCGACGCCCAATGCGACGCCTAGTCTGCCGGCACTTCCCTTTGACGATGCGTATTCGCGCGCACAAATGGCTTCTAACCGGATGTCGACCCATGTGGGCGTACCGGACGGTGTGCCGCCTTTTTCGCCGGAGCGCGTGTACCATCGCGCATTTACGCAGAATGCGGGCAATTCCATGCCCGTGCGTTATTCCCTGCTGTGCGACTACCCCACAGCggacggtgcgcagcgtcgaaGTATGGgcgagccaagcacgaCTCGGTTCCCGATGCGCCTGTCCAGCACCAAGCGACGgagcgagcagcgcgagagTTTAACGAGTACGAATTTTGACACGTTTGCGCTCTATGGCGACAATGAGAACGATGCACTCGAATCGCACGCCTACTCGCGCCCCAACGACGAATTTGATTTGATCAATGCGTACGATGACAAACATGACACACACAACACGACCAACGATATCTTTAACGTGTATGCAGGCTCACTCCCAAGCACACCTGAGCGCAACACACTCGTACACCGGCGACACACAGGCTACGTCTCGCCCTCGACGCCCGTCTACAGCCTGCGGCACAGCAGAATGCGGCGAGATTCGATGGCGTCTGCATTTGACAGCGAGGCGGATTTACATGCTGCCAAGTTTGCAGGCGCCAGCTTGGGAGGGGGCGAAGAAGAGCACGCAAACCTCTCGATGCTCTCAATGCCCGACCAGTCCACGGACAAATTCATTAGGCCACATGACGACACAATGGAGCTGCAAGGTGGCGACGATGAATGGGACGAGCGCAAGTTGAAAGGCAAGGAGCACATGTCTCTGCGTGGATTCGCCAACGTTGGCATGATTGTCATTTTGGTTTTGGCGCTCCTGATGCTGTTTCTTGGGTACCCGCTCCTGACCGCATACCGAAATCACCGGAACAACTTGGCAAGGTCGACGCTGATGAATGTAAACGACGATGGGGATGTCGAGCCTCTTGGAACACAAAACCTGCGCAAGTTTAGCCTCTTGGACCGCGATACGCCCCAGGAAGCGCTCACGCGCAAGAACCTGTACACGGGCCAGACGATGAAACTCGTTTTTAGTGACGAGTTCAATGTTCCGGGCCGGAGCTTTAACGAGAATGACGACCCTTTTTGGCTTGCCGAGGATCTGCATTACTGGCAGACCGAAAATTACGAGTGGTACGATCCCGGCTCGATCACCACGGTCCAGGATCCCGACAATCCGGAAAATGGGTTCCTCCAGATCAAGCTCTCGGAGAACCCCATACATGGCCTCAATTTCCGCGGCGGGCTCTTGACCAGCTGGAACAAGATGTGTTTCACCGGCGGCTACGTGGAAGCCAGCGTCATGCTCCCGGGCCAGCCAAATGCGACTGGTTTTTGGCCTGCAGTGTGGACAATGGGCAACCTCGGCAGGGCTGGCTATGGCGCTACCACCGACGGCGTTTGGCCGTACTCTTACGATACATGCGATGTGGGTACGATGCCGAACCAGACCTATCTTGCGTCGCAAGGCGGCGGGCCCATCGGCGCAGAAACGTCGGGAGAGTGGATCGACCAGTACGGCCCTTCGCTCAGTTTTCTCCCGGGCCAGCGCCTGAGCCGATGCACCTGCGGGGGAAGCGACCATCCCGGCCCATTTGAGAACGGACAGTTTAAAGGGCGCTCCGCCCCAGAGATTGATATTTTGGAGGCGTCTGCGAACAATGGCGACGATGAGCACGGGCAAGTAAGCATGTCTTTGCAAGTTGCGCCGTTCAACTTTGCGTACAATTTGACGGGTCCCAACCATTTCAAAATGTCGACAGATAAAGTGCACAATGCGACCAGGAATTCATACACCGGCTCTGCCTTCCAGCAGGCCATCTCTGCGAAGGTGAATGTGACTGATACTGCGTACGAAATGTCCATTAAGGGGAAGCCGACATTTTTGCGGTATGGCTACGAGTACAAACCGGGATATTCAAAGGATGGGTCGTACATCATGTGGACGGTGGATGGAAAGCAggtggcgctgctcgagggcgaggcgctcggaGCGGATGACGCAGTCGAGATCGCCGACCGACCCATACCTGAGGAGCCAATGTATCTGTTGATGAACCTTGGTATTGCCTCCTCTTTCTCCTGGATCAACTGGGACGTGCTTATGCAACAGTTCGAGGAACATAACCATGCTGCGCGTATGCGTGTGGATTATATCCGTGTTTACCAAGACGAAGACAAGATCAATGTGGGCTGCGATCCGCCCGGCTTCCCTACAAAGGCCTATATCGATCGGCATATCGAGGCATACACGAATAGCGAACTGACCTCTTGGACACTGCCTAAGGACAAGGGTGGATATAATCAGCCGTTCCCGGGCAATAGTTTGATGGGACAATGCTAG
- the SEC65 gene encoding signal recognition particle subunit (EggNog:ENOG503NWSJ; COG:U) yields the protein MEAFDDDTEFELPGISPLSGTQLNTNTWQKTMAQSTAAPSDLERHAAQNGEEDGPHKHWTCVYPIYIDAKRRYRHGCRRVAYEKAALFPSSQIISNAAQQLRLAFVHEPYRCHPQDWENPGRVKIQLHKEDGTLQHANLPTKEQKLLEALAAQLQTVAGGVPPAVPTTHGKNNTRPQNVLRARQRKIQRVAYGPRLPANSPALPSGLINMDLSKMAGGGLQNMGPLGGMMSSMGLGDDDDDKPDDANTPAQKPAPALGRRQRKRVVRIGR from the exons ATGGAAGCGTTTGACGATGATACGGAG TTCGAGCTGCCCGGCATCTCGCCATTGTCCGGCACACAGCTAAACACGAACACGTGGCAGAAAACGATGGCGCAGagcactgcggcgccgtcggaCCTTGAgcggcatgcagcgcagaacGGCGAGGAGGACGGGCCACACAAACACTGGACCTGTGTGTACCCGATATATATCGATGCAAAGCGACGGTACCGGCATGGCTGCCGCCGCGTTGCGTATGAAAAGGCGGCCCTTTTTCCCAGTAGCCAAATCATATCcaatgctgcgcagcagctgcggctCGCATTTGTGCACGAGCCGTACCGGTGCCACCCGCAGGACTGGGAGAATCCTGGACGCGTGAAGATTcagctgcacaaggaaGATGGAACTTTGCAGCATGCAAACCTGCCGACAA AAGAACAGAAATTGTTGGAAGCACTTGCGGCACAGCTGCAGACGGTCGccggcggcgtgccgccggCGGTGCCTACGACGCACGGCAAGAACAACACGCGCCCCCagaatgtgctgcgcgcgcggcagcgcaagaTCCAGCGCGTTGCTTACGGGCCGCGCTTGCCAGCCAACTCCCCGGCCTTGCCTTCTGGCCTGATCAACATGGATCTCAGCAAAATGGCCGGCGGGGGCTTGCAGAATATGGGACCACTAGGCGGGATGATGAGCAGTATGGGCCtcggcgacgacgacgacgacaagCCTGACGACGCCAACACGCCCGCACAGAAACCAGCCCCCGCACTCGGACGCCGCCAGCGGAAACgtgtcgtgcgcatcgGGCGCTAA